From Rhodopseudomonas palustris:
GGTGATGCTCGGCATCCTGTGCAAGATGATGGGGACGTTGCCGGGCGGAAAGAAGTAGACCCGCCGCCAGCCTATGGACGCAAGATAGCGGCGGCGGCTGTCCCCTACGTTGCTACCTGATAACTGCGCGCAAGACGCAGACAGAGTTCCGCACAACAGAGGGAGGGGAGCCATGACGTCGTTCAGTCGCCGTTCACTGATGGTTGGATCGGCCGCTGCCGGTCTCGCCGCGCTTTCAAGCGCACGAAACGCCCGCGCCGACGAGTTGCCGGGCGTGACCGCCACCGAACTCAAGATCGGGTGCACCACTTCGCTCAGCGGACCGGTGTCCGCCCTCGGAACGATTGCGCGCAGCCAGGAAGCCTATTTCCGGATGCTCAACGATCAGGGCGGCATCGCCGGCCGCAAGATCAATTTCATCATGTACGATGACGCTTTCAACCCGTCCAAGACGGTCGAGCAGACCCGGCGGCTGATCGAGAGCGACAACGTCGCCTTCCTGTTTTCGATGCTCGGCACCGCGCCGAACTCGGCGGTGGTGAAATACATCAACGCGCAGAAGGTGCCGCATCTGTTCCTGTCGGTGAACGGCGACAAATGGGGCGACTACAAGACCTATCCCTGGACCATGGGATTTGCGCCGAGTTCCCGGACCGAAGCCCAGGTGTTCGCCAAATACGCACTCAGCCAGAAGCCGGACGCCAAATTCGCGCTGTTGTATCAGAACGACGACCTCGGCAAGGATTTCGTCGCCGGTCTGCGCGACGTGCTCGGCGATCGCTACGACACGCTCGTGAAGGCAATGTCCTACGAGGTCACCGAGCCGACGATCGACTCGCAGATCGTCACGCTGCGGGCGACCAATGCCGATGTGCTGATTTCGGGGGTGACGTCGAAATTCGCCGCGCAGGCGATCCGCAAGGTTTACGAATTGGGCTGGAAGCCGATGCACTTCGTCACCAGCGGCGCGGCCTCCGTCGCGTCGACGATCATCCCGGTGGGCGCCGAGCGCGCCGAAGGCCTGATCACGTCGACCTATACCAAGGATCCGGCCGATCCGGCGTGGGCCGACGATCCCGGCATCAAGGACTACACGGCCTTCATGGCGAAATATTTCCCGACCGGAAACGCCAAGGAAAGCCTCAATGCGTACGGCTACACGGTCGCGTCGGTGCTGCGCATCCTGCTCGGGCAGTGCAACGGCAATTTCAGCCGCGAGAACATCATGGCTCAGGCCAACAACCTCAAGAACGTCGAGGTGCCCACGTTGTTGCCGGGCGTTCGGGTCAACACCAGCCCGACCAATCATCACCCGCTGCGGCAGATGCAACTGCAGCGCTTTGAAGGGCAGGGGTACAAGCGCTTCGGCGCGGTCATCGAGGGGACGATGTTGTAGGCGCGGCCTCCATGGCGCAGCCGCAAGCTCGCAAGATGCTCGCGAGCGGCTGCGTTTTGGGGTAGCCTGCCGACCGCCGGTCCGACCAATGGGAAGTCCGCCGCGCCAAGATCAACAATGCCGAGGGAAACGCCAACCACATGATCACGCTGTATCACTGCCAGGGAGCGCGGTCGTTCCGGCCGCTGTGGATGCTGGAGGAGATGGGGCTCGATTACGAGCTTAAGATGCTGCCGTTCCCACCGCGGATGTTCGCCAAGGAGTATCTGGCGATCAATCCGCTCGGCACCATCCCGTTCATGATCGACGGTGACACGAAGATGACGGAATCCTCCGGCATCTGTCACTATCTCGGCAGCAAATATGGGCCGACGCCGCTGGTGCTCGACGTCGGCGAGCACGACTATGGGAGCTACCTCAACTGGATGTTCTTCAGCGATGCGACGCTGACGTTTCCGCAGACGCTCGTGCTGCGCTACGGCACGCTGGAGCCGAACGAACGGCGGCAGCCGCAGGTGGTCGAGGACTACGCCAAGTGGTTTCTCGGCCGGCTGCGCGCGGTCGAGGCGGCGACGGGGCAGACCGAGTGGCTCTGCGCGGGGCACTTCACCGCCGCCGACGTAGCGATCGGCTACGCGCTGCGGCTGGCGGACACGCTGGGCCTCTCCAAGGATTTCGGCCCCAATGTGGCTGCGTACTGGCAGCGGCTGCAGCAACGTGAGGGCTATCGGCGCGCGCTCGAGGCGGAAGTTCGCGCCGCCGACGAGCAGAAGGTCGCGCGGCGGGCCTGAATGCGTCCGGCGGCGCGATCTGCGGCCTGCGCCGCCGCTTACCGTCGTATTGTTCCGCGTCATCTCGCCCGGTGACAACACCGGGGTTTGTTGTATTGTTCGGGTCGCTCCGCAAGAGAGCCCTGCAGCGATGCGGCAGAAGGGCGTCGATCCGCCCCGGGAGGAACGATGAGCGACCACGAATGTCCGGATGCCGGACGCCTGATGCTGATCAGCCCTGAACGCGTTTTCTACGCCGGCCTGCTGGGCCGCCCGCGGCGGCGGAGCATCGGCGGCTTTTCCGTCTATGTTGCGCTGCAAGGGCAGTTGCGGCTGACGATCGAGGGTCAGGCGCTGCAGGCCGGCGCTATGGCTTTTGTGCCGCCTTACCTGACGCACAATGTCGAAAGCGACTGCCGTTCGGTGATCGCGCTGGTGATCGAGCCCGAGAGCGTGCTGACCGGGCCGATGGTGGCGCTCGGCGCGCGGATCGGCGGCGTCGGTTCGGCTGCGCTCGCCGACCGGGTCCGGCTGGCCTATCAAACGCTGGTCGCGACGGGACGCCGTGAGGGCTTCACCACGTCCGAATTCGACAATCTGTTCTTCGGCGAGACGCTGCCGGCGCGGAGGATCGACCGGCGCATCGCCTGCGCGATCGCGCGGCTCAACGACGTCTCGGGCGCAGCGGTGACCGCAGAGGATTGCGCCGCCGCAGCCAACCTGTCGCAGTCGCGCTTTCTGCATCTGTTCAAGGACGAGACCGGCGTGTCGTTCCGAGCGCTGCGGGCCTGGAAGCGGGCGCGGCACCTGCTGCACTTCGTCAATGCCGATATCAATCTCGCGCATCTGGCGCAGGACATCGGCTATCCGGATTCGACCCACTTCAGCCACTCGATCCGGCGCTTCTACGGGCTGCAGCCGCGCGCCATCTTTTCCGGTTCTCGCGATCTGGCGATCTGGCGCAGCGATCCGCATTCCGCCAGCATCGCAGAATTCCGGCAGGGGCGGCCTTAGCCGAAGACGTCGGTCCGACGACAGCGCGTGCACGCAAGAAGCGTCCGCGCGGCGCACGCATCATCCCGCCCGACATGATTATGCGCAACGCGATCCTCGCAGGCGCAGCATCGCCGGAAGGGCTATCTGGAATGAGCGACAAGGCCGTCATCACCTGCTCGCTGAACGGCGTGCTGACCGATCCGAAACAGCACCACGTGCCGGTGACACCGGAACAGATGGCCCGCGAAGCCAAGGCCGCCTACGACGCCGGCGCAGCGATCGTTCACATCCATCTGCGCGACCAGCGGCCCGACAAGGGCCACCTGCCGAGCTGGGACGTCGCGGTGTCGCGCGAGATCCAGCAGGCGATTCGCGAAGCCTGTCCCGGCGTCATCATCAACCACACCTCCGGCACCTCCGGGCCGCACTACGAAGGGCCGCTGGCCTGCATCCGCGAGACCCGGCCGGAAATCGCCGCCTGCAATGCCGGCTCGCTGAACTATCTGAAGGTCAAGTCCGACAACAGCTGGGCCTGGCCGCCGATGATGTTCGACAATTCGGTCGAGAAGATTCAGGACTTTCTCGCGGCGATGAAGGACGCCGGCACGATCCCCGAATTCGAATGCTTCGACGTCGGCATCGTCCGCTGCGTCGACATGTACGTTCAGACCGGGATGTACAGCGGCCCGCTCGAATACAACTTCGTGATGGGCGTCGCCTCCGGCATGCCGTCCGATCCCGAACTGCTGCCGATCCTGTTGAAGCTGAAGCGCCCCGAAGCGCATTGGCAGGTGACCGCGATCGGCCGCTCTGAAATCTGGCCGCTGCACCAGGCCTGCGCCGATCAC
This genomic window contains:
- a CDS encoding AraC family transcriptional regulator produces the protein MSDHECPDAGRLMLISPERVFYAGLLGRPRRRSIGGFSVYVALQGQLRLTIEGQALQAGAMAFVPPYLTHNVESDCRSVIALVIEPESVLTGPMVALGARIGGVGSAALADRVRLAYQTLVATGRREGFTTSEFDNLFFGETLPARRIDRRIACAIARLNDVSGAAVTAEDCAAAANLSQSRFLHLFKDETGVSFRALRAWKRARHLLHFVNADINLAHLAQDIGYPDSTHFSHSIRRFYGLQPRAIFSGSRDLAIWRSDPHSASIAEFRQGRP
- a CDS encoding 3-keto-5-aminohexanoate cleavage protein; amino-acid sequence: MSDKAVITCSLNGVLTDPKQHHVPVTPEQMAREAKAAYDAGAAIVHIHLRDQRPDKGHLPSWDVAVSREIQQAIREACPGVIINHTSGTSGPHYEGPLACIRETRPEIAACNAGSLNYLKVKSDNSWAWPPMMFDNSVEKIQDFLAAMKDAGTIPEFECFDVGIVRCVDMYVQTGMYSGPLEYNFVMGVASGMPSDPELLPILLKLKRPEAHWQVTAIGRSEIWPLHQACADHGGHLRTGLEDTFYLANGEKVTSNGQLIEEIAGCARRAGREIASPDEARKIFGVLH
- a CDS encoding glutathione S-transferase family protein; this translates as MITLYHCQGARSFRPLWMLEEMGLDYELKMLPFPPRMFAKEYLAINPLGTIPFMIDGDTKMTESSGICHYLGSKYGPTPLVLDVGEHDYGSYLNWMFFSDATLTFPQTLVLRYGTLEPNERRQPQVVEDYAKWFLGRLRAVEAATGQTEWLCAGHFTAADVAIGYALRLADTLGLSKDFGPNVAAYWQRLQQREGYRRALEAEVRAADEQKVARRA
- a CDS encoding ABC transporter substrate-binding protein gives rise to the protein MTSFSRRSLMVGSAAAGLAALSSARNARADELPGVTATELKIGCTTSLSGPVSALGTIARSQEAYFRMLNDQGGIAGRKINFIMYDDAFNPSKTVEQTRRLIESDNVAFLFSMLGTAPNSAVVKYINAQKVPHLFLSVNGDKWGDYKTYPWTMGFAPSSRTEAQVFAKYALSQKPDAKFALLYQNDDLGKDFVAGLRDVLGDRYDTLVKAMSYEVTEPTIDSQIVTLRATNADVLISGVTSKFAAQAIRKVYELGWKPMHFVTSGAASVASTIIPVGAERAEGLITSTYTKDPADPAWADDPGIKDYTAFMAKYFPTGNAKESLNAYGYTVASVLRILLGQCNGNFSRENIMAQANNLKNVEVPTLLPGVRVNTSPTNHHPLRQMQLQRFEGQGYKRFGAVIEGTML